A region of Lacinutrix sp. Hel_I_90 DNA encodes the following proteins:
- a CDS encoding ATP-dependent Clp protease ATP-binding subunit, with protein MDDNFSPRVKDVIAYSKEEALRLGHDFIGTEHLMLGLLRDGNGKAINILNALDIDLNHLRRKVEILSPANPNVTITANEKKNLHLTRQAERALKTTFLEAKLFQSTSINTAHLLLCILRNENDPTTKLLNKLKVDYDNVKEQFKSMITNDDNYIEPKAESFQDDDSQANEGNESKDIFNTPTGKGNKKSKTPVLDNFGRDLTAMAEEGKLDPVVGRDKEIERVSQILSRRKKNNPLLIGEPGVGKSAIAEGLANRIVKRKVSRILFNKRVVTLDLASLVAGTKYRGQFEERMKAVMNELEKNDDVILFIDEIHTIVGAGGATGSLDASNMFKPALARGEIQCVGATTLDEYRQYIEKDGALERRFQKVIVEPTSVDETIEILNNIKSKYEEHHNVSYTDEAIEACVKLTNRYMTERFLPDKAIDALDEAGSRVHITNIDVPKQIIELEKKLEDVKTTKNSVVKKQKYEEAARLRDDEKRLEKELAIAQEKWEEDTKLHKVTVTEDNVADVVSMMTGVPVNRIAQTESNKLAKLPELIKGKVIGQDEAVAKVVKAIQRNRAGLKDPNKPIGSFIFLGQTGVGKTQLAKVLSRELFDSEDSLIRIDMSEYMEKFAISRLVGAPPGYVGYEEGGQLTEKIRRKPYAVVLLDEIEKAHPDVFNMLLQVLDDGYLTDSLGRKIDFRNTIIIMTSNIGARRLKDFGTGMGFGTASQKSQEDANARAVIQNALKKSFAPEFLNRIDDVVVFNSLEKEDINKIIDIELDKLLERISGLGYTLKLTKAAKDYIAEKGFDKQYGARPLKRAIQKYVEDALAEEIINAQVSDGDVIKMDLDKNSDEIKITIEKAEKPAES; from the coding sequence ATGGATGATAATTTTTCACCAAGAGTTAAAGATGTTATAGCTTACAGCAAAGAGGAAGCGCTAAGGTTAGGTCACGATTTTATTGGCACTGAACACCTAATGCTTGGTTTATTAAGAGATGGTAATGGGAAAGCAATTAATATATTAAATGCCCTAGATATTGATTTAAATCATTTAAGGCGTAAAGTTGAAATATTAAGTCCGGCAAACCCTAATGTCACTATAACCGCTAATGAAAAGAAAAACTTACACTTAACAAGACAAGCAGAACGTGCGTTAAAAACTACTTTTTTAGAAGCGAAATTATTTCAAAGTACTTCAATAAACACCGCACACTTGTTATTATGTATTTTAAGAAATGAAAACGACCCTACTACCAAGCTTTTAAATAAGCTAAAAGTCGATTATGATAACGTAAAAGAACAATTTAAGTCTATGATTACAAACGACGATAATTACATAGAGCCTAAAGCGGAATCATTTCAAGATGATGATTCTCAAGCTAATGAAGGCAACGAGTCCAAAGACATTTTTAATACGCCCACTGGAAAAGGCAATAAGAAGTCTAAAACACCAGTTTTAGATAACTTTGGGCGCGATTTAACGGCCATGGCAGAGGAAGGGAAACTAGATCCTGTGGTTGGGCGTGACAAGGAAATTGAGCGCGTGTCTCAAATTCTATCCCGTAGAAAGAAAAATAACCCCTTATTAATTGGTGAACCAGGAGTAGGTAAATCGGCAATAGCCGAAGGCTTAGCGAACCGAATCGTGAAACGTAAGGTTTCACGTATCTTATTCAATAAACGTGTCGTAACCCTAGATTTAGCTAGCCTCGTGGCAGGAACCAAGTACCGCGGACAGTTTGAAGAGCGTATGAAGGCAGTTATGAACGAACTAGAAAAGAATGACGATGTGATTCTCTTTATAGATGAAATTCATACTATTGTTGGTGCTGGTGGTGCCACAGGAAGTTTAGATGCCTCAAACATGTTTAAACCGGCATTAGCCAGAGGTGAAATACAATGTGTAGGCGCAACAACACTTGATGAGTACAGACAGTACATAGAAAAAGATGGTGCTTTAGAGCGTCGTTTTCAAAAAGTAATTGTAGAGCCAACATCGGTTGATGAAACGATAGAAATATTAAATAATATAAAAAGCAAATACGAAGAACATCACAATGTGTCTTATACTGACGAAGCGATCGAAGCGTGCGTAAAGCTAACCAATCGTTACATGACAGAGCGTTTTCTTCCAGACAAAGCTATTGATGCTTTAGATGAAGCAGGGTCACGTGTTCACATTACTAATATTGATGTGCCAAAACAAATCATAGAATTAGAAAAGAAGCTTGAAGACGTAAAAACAACCAAAAATTCTGTGGTTAAAAAACAGAAATATGAGGAAGCTGCGCGTTTAAGAGATGATGAAAAACGTTTAGAAAAAGAACTAGCCATCGCCCAAGAAAAATGGGAAGAAGACACAAAGTTGCATAAAGTAACCGTTACAGAAGACAATGTTGCCGATGTTGTTTCTATGATGACCGGTGTTCCTGTTAATCGTATTGCACAGACCGAAAGCAACAAACTAGCTAAACTACCAGAACTTATTAAAGGAAAAGTAATTGGTCAAGATGAAGCCGTTGCTAAAGTGGTAAAAGCCATTCAGCGTAATCGTGCGGGACTTAAAGATCCTAACAAGCCAATCGGGTCGTTTATCTTTTTAGGGCAAACAGGTGTTGGTAAAACGCAGTTAGCCAAAGTACTGTCTCGTGAATTATTTGATAGTGAAGATTCGCTTATTCGTATAGACATGAGTGAATACATGGAGAAATTTGCTATTTCCCGTTTAGTTGGTGCCCCTCCAGGATACGTTGGCTATGAAGAAGGCGGACAATTGACAGAGAAAATAAGACGCAAGCCCTATGCCGTAGTCCTTCTAGATGAAATTGAAAAAGCGCATCCCGATGTATTCAATATGCTACTACAAGTTTTAGATGATGGTTATTTAACGGACTCTTTAGGTAGAAAAATTGATTTTAGAAATACCATTATTATAATGACTTCTAATATTGGTGCCAGGAGACTAAAAGATTTTGGAACCGGAATGGGCTTTGGTACTGCCTCGCAAAAATCGCAAGAAGACGCGAATGCCCGTGCAGTGATTCAAAATGCATTGAAAAAATCTTTTGCACCAGAATTTTTAAACAGAATTGATGACGTTGTTGTTTTTAATAGCTTAGAAAAAGAAGACATTAACAAGATCATAGATATTGAGTTAGACAAATTATTAGAGCGTATTTCAGGTTTAGGCTACACTCTTAAATTAACGAAAGCTGCAAAAGATTATATTGCAGAAAAAGGTTTCGATAAGCAGTATGGTGCACGCCCTTTAAAAAGAGCAATTCAAAAATATGTTGAAGATGCTTTAGCAGAAGAAATTATAAATGCTCAAGTTAGTGATGGTGATGTTATTAAAATGGATTTAGACAAGAACAGTGATGAAATAAAAATTACTATTGAAAAGGCTGAAAAGCCAGCAGAATCGTAA
- a CDS encoding PLDc N-terminal domain-containing protein: MSKTRKIWLGILTFLPMLFLIAYFIFFFAFLFSTFQNAENHDAVFPEAFMSSFAILFILIMLSSLLSIGLLIYYIVHANNNAENDSNKKLMWTLVLIFTSGIGSIVYYFVEILPLKPMKDKVKTSTAHDLTAL; the protein is encoded by the coding sequence ATGTCTAAAACCCGTAAAATCTGGTTAGGTATTCTCACCTTCCTCCCTATGCTCTTTCTTATCGCTTATTTTATTTTTTTCTTTGCTTTTTTATTTAGTACATTTCAAAATGCAGAAAATCATGACGCCGTATTTCCTGAGGCTTTTATGAGCAGTTTTGCAATACTTTTTATACTTATAATGTTAAGTAGTTTGCTCTCTATTGGGTTGCTTATCTATTATATTGTTCATGCCAATAATAATGCAGAAAATGACAGTAACAAAAAATTAATGTGGACTCTGGTTCTAATCTTCACCTCTGGCATTGGATCAATCGTTTATTATTTTGTAGAAATTCTTCCACTGAAACCAATGAAAGACAAAGTAAAAACTAGCACAGCTCATGATCTCACAGCATTATAA
- the hutH gene encoding histidine ammonia-lyase, translating to MNTTHYISSEVLELATVHAIITEQKQLQLSEDAKERIITCCAYLDEKLKVETKPIYGINTGFGSLYNVKISKENLTKLQENLVMSHACGTGDQVPQEIVKLMLLLKIQSLNYGHSGSQLATVERLIDFYNHDILPVIYTQGSLGASGDLAPLAHLSLPLIGKGKVNYKGAVLPAEDVLKQFNWSPIQLQSKEGLALLNGTQFMSAYGIHLLLKSFKLSYLADLIGSVSIDAFDGRIEPFNELVHLVRPHNGQLKTASRVREFLEGSELITQEKQHVQDPYSFRCIPQVHGATKDTLNFVLKTFKTEINSVTDNPNIFSKDDEIISGGNFHGQPLALALDYLKIAMAELGNISERRVFQLVSGLRGLPAFLVNNPGLNSGLMIPQYTAASIVSANKQLATPASVDSIVSSNGQEDHVSMGANAATQAHTLIHNVERILAIELLNASQALAFRAPLKSSVFIEQFIKAYRVDVPFIEEDEVLHDDIQASIEFIQQLNIDIKELLD from the coding sequence ATGAATACTACACATTATATATCTTCTGAAGTTTTAGAATTGGCTACTGTTCATGCTATAATAACTGAGCAAAAGCAGTTACAATTATCTGAAGACGCGAAAGAACGTATTATCACTTGTTGCGCTTATTTAGATGAAAAATTAAAAGTCGAAACCAAGCCAATTTATGGCATTAATACAGGTTTTGGGTCTTTATATAATGTCAAAATTTCCAAGGAAAATTTAACAAAACTTCAGGAAAACTTAGTCATGTCTCACGCTTGTGGCACAGGAGATCAAGTGCCGCAAGAGATTGTGAAGCTCATGTTACTTTTAAAGATACAATCGCTTAATTATGGACACTCTGGAAGTCAGTTAGCAACGGTAGAACGTTTAATCGATTTTTACAATCATGATATTCTACCTGTGATTTATACACAAGGTTCACTTGGAGCCTCTGGAGATTTAGCACCTTTAGCGCATTTATCATTGCCTTTAATTGGTAAAGGAAAAGTAAATTATAAGGGCGCGGTTTTGCCTGCGGAAGACGTGCTAAAACAATTCAACTGGTCTCCTATTCAATTACAATCTAAAGAAGGATTAGCCTTATTGAATGGCACACAATTTATGAGTGCTTATGGTATTCACTTGTTATTAAAATCATTTAAACTGTCTTATTTGGCAGATTTGATAGGGAGTGTTTCTATTGATGCTTTTGATGGCAGAATAGAACCCTTTAATGAATTAGTACATTTGGTGCGACCACACAACGGACAACTAAAAACAGCCTCTAGAGTGCGTGAGTTTTTAGAAGGCAGCGAATTAATTACTCAAGAAAAACAACACGTTCAAGATCCGTATTCTTTTCGTTGTATTCCGCAAGTACATGGTGCCACAAAGGACACCTTGAATTTTGTGTTAAAGACCTTTAAAACTGAAATTAATTCGGTAACCGATAATCCTAATATTTTTTCAAAAGACGATGAAATTATCTCTGGTGGAAACTTCCATGGTCAACCCTTAGCATTAGCCTTAGATTATTTAAAAATTGCTATGGCCGAATTGGGTAATATTTCTGAGCGTCGTGTATTCCAACTAGTCTCTGGATTAAGAGGCTTGCCTGCTTTTCTGGTTAATAATCCAGGATTGAATTCTGGGCTTATGATTCCGCAATATACTGCAGCCAGTATTGTGAGTGCTAATAAGCAATTGGCGACACCAGCGAGTGTTGATAGTATTGTATCTAGTAATGGTCAAGAAGATCACGTAAGTATGGGAGCAAACGCCGCAACACAAGCCCATACTTTAATACATAATGTGGAACGTATTTTAGCTATAGAATTACTTAACGCATCACAAGCTTTGGCTTTTAGAGCGCCCTTAAAATCGTCAGTATTTATAGAACAGTTCATAAAAGCCTATAGAGTAGACGTTCCTTTTATTGAAGAAGATGAAGTGCTTCATGATGACATACAAGCGTCTATTGAATTCATTCAGCAACTTAATATAGACATTAAAGAGCTCTTAGATTAA
- a CDS encoding TlpA disulfide reductase family protein produces MKKLLICLAALAIVACEEAPKDYVTLSGKITDKNSDSIVLRTQTYSKTIPVNEDGTFKDTLKVDAGMYNFYDGGESTNLYLKNGYDLTMTLDTKAFDESITYEGLGAETNNYLVKKALMEETLYPPGLWDFEEDAFKSATSEIHSKLTVFLDNNKTIDSTLFSLEKKNLDAFKEGIFNAYKRNKAAAEARAAQFADFIGQPAPTFENYENAKGGTTSLSDLKGKYVYVDVWATWCGPCIREIPALKEVEKEFHDKNIAFVSLSVDDGRGYKDRDAAAAKEGWKTMIKEKDLGGIQVISDKGWQSDFVQEFKIQGIPRFILIDPAGNVVDADAPRPSSPKLRDVLNGLENI; encoded by the coding sequence ATGAAAAAACTATTAATATGCCTAGCTGCTTTAGCTATAGTAGCATGTGAAGAAGCCCCTAAAGATTATGTCACTTTATCTGGAAAAATAACAGATAAAAACAGTGATTCTATAGTTTTAAGAACACAAACCTATTCTAAAACAATACCGGTAAATGAAGATGGTACTTTTAAAGATACATTAAAGGTAGACGCTGGGATGTATAATTTTTATGATGGTGGAGAAAGCACAAATTTATATTTAAAGAATGGCTATGACTTGACGATGACTCTAGACACCAAAGCATTTGATGAAAGTATTACCTATGAAGGTTTAGGCGCTGAAACGAATAACTATCTAGTAAAAAAGGCTTTAATGGAAGAAACACTGTATCCTCCAGGACTTTGGGATTTTGAAGAAGACGCCTTTAAATCGGCTACTTCAGAAATACACAGCAAATTAACCGTGTTTTTAGACAACAACAAAACTATCGACTCTACATTGTTTTCTCTAGAGAAGAAAAATTTAGACGCTTTTAAAGAGGGCATTTTTAATGCCTATAAGCGAAATAAAGCGGCTGCTGAAGCGAGAGCTGCGCAATTTGCCGATTTTATTGGTCAACCTGCACCAACTTTTGAGAACTATGAAAATGCAAAAGGAGGCACAACCTCTTTGTCAGATTTAAAAGGGAAATACGTCTATGTAGATGTTTGGGCAACCTGGTGTGGTCCTTGTATTAGAGAAATACCTGCTTTAAAAGAAGTTGAAAAAGAATTTCATGATAAAAACATTGCGTTTGTAAGTCTGTCTGTCGATGATGGAAGAGGTTATAAAGACCGTGACGCTGCTGCTGCAAAAGAAGGTTGGAAAACCATGATTAAGGAAAAAGACTTAGGTGGTATCCAGGTTATATCAGACAAAGGTTGGCAATCAGACTTTGTTCAAGAATTTAAGATACAAGGCATTCCGCGTTTCATATTAATTGATCCAGCAGGAAATGTTGTAGATGCTGATGCACCAAGACCTTCTAGTCCTAAATTAAGAGACGTATTAAATGGTTTAGAAAATATTTAA